Genomic DNA from Cucumis melo cultivar AY chromosome 10, USDA_Cmelo_AY_1.0, whole genome shotgun sequence:
ACATACGAAGACTTAATTAGAAATGTCGAAAGAAAGGAAGATTTTGGATTGAAAGTTAAACCAACTTGCTCAATCTAGGCTAAGGAAGAGATTAAGCCTAATTTTTCTAATGAATGGTGCATGCTTGAACAAACTTGCTCGACGTAAGTCGAATACCCAAACAAACGGCTTGCTCATTTGGTCCAAACGAATCTCATCTTTACCTAGATTGAAAATTCGAACCAAGTACCCAAATTCCAAATTAACTAGTTCAACCCAAGCGAAGTCAAACCTCACCATTTGATTAATAAAACAGGTAAGATGCATGGGAATGCTGAAACAATAATCCATTAGGCTTGAAAAGGAGCCTAATTTGACTAAGAAAAACCCTAATTTGGATGCTCTAGGTTAAAGTTCTCCTAATTATACACATTATTATGATTTGAGAAGAAATAAGTCCATTATCATCCCTAAAGCTTTTATTacaatcttaaaaatcaaagaCGTTATGCTAAATACCCACACACCGATGTCCAAATCTCCCTTGTTTTATAGCCCATGTCTTTCTTGAATTATAAATTCACGAAAATCAAGtacattatttttataatgTCTAGACTATAACTACATAAATATATTAGAGGTGAATGTGTGTAGCTATGAATATGCCATACAAGGCCAAATATGTAAAGGTGTGGATATGAGGTTCTCAAACCTTTTTGACAGCATGCACTAAGGGAAATTGAATTGCTAGTGAAATTGAAATATATAGTTTGAGTTATTCGTGTTGAATCTTAGCCGCAGGAAGAGTTTGAGTGCCTCCCAAGTTGAGGTGCAAGTTGAATAATGGGATGGGCACACAGCAGAGGGCTTAAATTATGTACAATATATTGATGTATGGACATAgaagaagaatatatatatatatatatatataatatggtAAAAATGATACGAATGAATGGCAGCAgcaacattattattattaacaatATGGTAAACTGAAAAGCATGCAgcaagagaaaagaaaaaaagaggagaTGAGATAATATTGTGGGAACGGAAGAGGCCAGCTAGAAGGCAATTCAATTTGGCAGGAGGGTACTTGTTGCTTTCTATCATCATATCAATGATATCTATTATCATCTTTGTATAatatgtataatatatatatatatatgtatctgTCCTTGGCTTGTTTACTAATTTCCACTATTTTAatcattattcttttttatcaGTACACAATTTTGAAGTTTCTTTTGTCCTTTGTTATGGGCTCTTCTCTCTTACCCTTTTTTGGTTTTAAAACCAAAAAGTCTTTCACCCATCCTTCTCATCTATTTATTATCATTCATTCCTTCTACTTCTCTCACTTTTTCAATATAACAACACACAAATAATTAGTTATTATAACCTTATAGTTTAGTTtagattataataatatgtgtttgaatAATAAACTATTTAGTTTGAGAAGAAGATAGTAAATGttgtagtaaaaaaagaaaatgatagatgtcaaatagaaaaaaattgtaacGAACAATTTTTATTAGACTTGGGATTCTCTCTCTTATTTAATACACTTCAAACAAACAATTCACCTAGCTAGGTTCTTCTTTAATAGGAAACCTAGGCCTCTAGGAACGGTGAGCGTGACAGACCAAAAAATCGAGTCAACCGATCAAATCGAAGTTAGTCGGTCGAAAAACGAGAGGAGTGGATTTTGAAAAGTTTTAAATCaagaattaaaaatatatatatttatgagtGTTAAACCGTCCCAACCGATTAACAAACCTTTACTCATCGATGTCGATGTTggtttgaacatttactaaacCAATTGTGGTCAATTTGGGGtcgattttgtcaaaaaaaaccCGCCTCCAACCGATCAATGATCACCCATAATGAGATCTTCCCGATAAAACCAAACTTCAATTTCTTTAACTCCGAGTTTAGTTTTTATAACGTTTTTACACAAGTATACTACTAGATAAACCTAACAATGTCCATAAATCTACAAATTAAAGTTGTGGATCAAATCAGTGAACAACTTGAGacattcaaataaaaataaaaatctattATTAATTAGAGCAACATTTGATTTAGAACAAAAAAGTGTTTAATCACTAATATTTAATTGACATTATGGATTTTGATATGTTTGGTTTAAATAATAACTGTTTTACCAAAGTAAAAAGGAAGTCAGAATAAGTTGATGAAGAACCCGAACCCAAACCCAAACCCAAAGTAAACACGTGAGATTAATTAGAATCAAAACCTCATTAATTACTTAtgttaataataaataaagaaaaaaagttacACCCACCaaactttttaaaagaaaaaaagaaaaaaagaaaaaaatccacacattcaaaattttgcaaaaacaaataaaaaaataatatttgtacAAAATTTGTTCCTAAAAAgcaaatgaaattattttattattccAATCCATTAGCTGCAATTCATAATATTCGAATTGGGCAATGGACTATTAAGATTCGAAAGTGAAATTTTCCAAGCTTTGAGTTCTCCATCAAGACTCCCACTACACACCGATACGACGCCGTTTGACATCATCCCCTCCCCCTCCGACGATACAACCACCAGCGATTTCACCGGTTTTTTGTGACCTTCCAATACTGTTAAGCAATTAAAACTCCCATCTCCTCCCCGTCGCCACACCCTCACTGTCCGATCTGCTGACCCACTCAACAACAAATCTGAAACGTAAATCAAACACAAGATCGCATTTTTGTGACCCCTCAATGCCCCGATCACCGCCATGTAATTCGCACTGTCTTCTCTTTCCCATACCAACACCGACCGATCACACGCACCGGAGAACAGCAACGAACCGTCTTTGTTTAACGCTAATGCGTTCACCGCAGATTTATGCTTCTCCAAAGTTGCTACCAGTACATGCCGTTTCTCCGCCTCCGGTTTCGCCCAAACTCGTATTTTTCGATCGGCCGAACCTGTATATACCGTCCCCCCGGCGGAAACAGCTACCGCGTTGATGGCGTCTTCGTGAGCCGCTTTCACCGACTCGATGCAACGGTGGTCGGAGCCTCGCCAGATTTTCAAACTCCGATCCCAAGAAACAGAGTAAATGGAATCGTTGTTTACGGCGAGTCCGGTGACGGCGTCGGCGTGTTGAATCCAGAGAAGTTTCTTGTGACGACGGACGTTGACGTAATTCTTCGGGAGTA
This window encodes:
- the LOC103489545 gene encoding protein JINGUBANG, translated to MRVRSWLLPCSTAAATSAAEPNNIKSLQSSSFLISDASSFSDTSANSSSSSTPSSDTSCSSLQSNLSLQSLPSIPSLQKLPIASDSFHVTLSQFPVASFKLPISHLAVHGPYLYVATAHEINVYDRLTFSHVTGFNARDSSSGSVKGFAFLRREILTSHQDGKIRVWNLLDKKNNQFKLVNTLPTVNDRLRRFILPKNYVNVRRHKKLLWIQHADAVTGLAVNNDSIYSVSWDRSLKIWRGSDHRCIESVKAAHEDAINAVAVSAGGTVYTGSADRKIRVWAKPEAEKRHVLVATLEKHKSAVNALALNKDGSLLFSGACDRSVLVWEREDSANYMAVIGALRGHKNAILCLIYVSDLLLSGSADRTVRVWRRGGDGSFNCLTVLEGHKKPVKSLVVVSSEGEGMMSNGVVSVCSGSLDGELKAWKISLSNLNSPLPNSNIMNCS